In Dermatophilus congolensis, a genomic segment contains:
- the hemE gene encoding uroporphyrinogen decarboxylase, whose protein sequence is METYHPDYLDSVIERVPLLVRAALRHPGPRPPVWFMRQAGRSLPEYRRVRGEGSMLRACRNPEMVAEITMQPVRRHGVDAAIFFSDIVVPVSAVGIDIDIVPGTGPVVTDPFTKWSDLDRLEPLTREHIPDIDEAVRLTISQLGTTPLIGFAGAPFTLASYLIEGGPSKTHARTKALMHGDPDLWHQLAARLAQISAAFLEVQITAGAQMVQLFDSWAGALCRADYERFVQPHSAAVLDHVHELGVPAIHFGVGTAELLGSMANAGSDVVGVDFRTNLAEASTRLGNRYAVQGNLDPALLSAPWPVIENEVRRIITEGRSTPGHIFNLGHGVPADTDPDVLTRIVALIKSCTDTPNS, encoded by the coding sequence CTGGAGACCTACCACCCCGACTATCTGGACTCGGTAATCGAGCGCGTACCCTTGCTGGTCCGCGCCGCACTCCGACACCCCGGACCACGACCACCCGTATGGTTCATGCGCCAAGCCGGCCGATCCCTACCCGAATACCGCCGCGTACGCGGCGAAGGATCCATGCTGCGCGCCTGCCGCAACCCCGAAATGGTCGCCGAAATCACCATGCAACCCGTCCGCCGCCACGGCGTCGACGCAGCCATCTTCTTCAGCGACATCGTCGTCCCCGTATCCGCCGTAGGCATCGACATCGACATCGTCCCAGGCACCGGCCCCGTCGTCACCGACCCCTTTACAAAATGGAGCGACCTAGACCGCCTCGAACCACTCACCCGCGAACACATCCCCGACATCGACGAAGCAGTCCGACTCACCATCAGCCAACTAGGCACAACCCCACTCATCGGATTCGCTGGCGCACCCTTCACCCTCGCCTCCTACCTCATCGAAGGAGGACCCAGCAAAACTCACGCACGCACCAAAGCCCTCATGCATGGCGACCCAGACCTCTGGCACCAACTCGCCGCACGTCTAGCCCAAATCTCAGCAGCTTTCCTCGAAGTTCAAATCACTGCAGGCGCGCAAATGGTCCAACTCTTCGACTCCTGGGCCGGAGCGCTGTGCCGCGCCGACTATGAACGCTTCGTCCAACCCCACTCAGCAGCTGTCCTGGACCACGTACACGAACTCGGCGTCCCCGCCATCCACTTTGGAGTCGGCACCGCAGAACTACTCGGCTCCATGGCCAACGCAGGATCAGACGTCGTCGGAGTGGATTTCCGCACCAACCTGGCCGAAGCTAGCACCCGCCTAGGCAACCGGTACGCCGTACAAGGCAACCTCGACCCCGCCCTACTAAGCGCACCCTGGCCAGTCATCGAAAACGAAGTACGCCGCATCATCACCGAAGGACGCAGCACCCCCGGACATATCTTCAACCTCGGACACGGCGTCCCCGCCGACACAGACCCAGACGTACTCACCCGCATCGTCGCCCTCATCAAGAGCTGCACAGACACACCCAACTCCTAA
- the hemQ gene encoding hydrogen peroxide-dependent heme synthase, whose product MSGNQRAARIRELNDTIRYAMWSVFAVTSPLPREDDIRAEMTQEVETVLTGLAETAGLVVRGSYDISGMRADADIMFWWHAPTIETAQAAYKAIRRTRLGSHLEPVWSAGALHRPAEFNKSHIPAFLYDDHARDYVCVYPFVRSYDWYVLDDEERRDMLREHGQMARDYPDVRANTIASFALNDYEWILAFEADELHRIVDLMRELRASRARMHVREEIPFFTGPRRDIATLINELP is encoded by the coding sequence ATGAGTGGTAACCAACGCGCCGCCCGCATCCGCGAACTCAACGACACCATCCGCTACGCCATGTGGTCTGTCTTCGCCGTAACTTCACCCCTGCCCCGCGAGGACGACATCCGCGCCGAAATGACCCAAGAAGTCGAAACCGTCCTGACCGGCCTGGCCGAAACCGCAGGCCTGGTCGTACGAGGCAGCTACGACATCTCCGGAATGCGCGCAGACGCCGACATCATGTTCTGGTGGCACGCACCCACCATCGAAACCGCCCAAGCTGCCTACAAAGCCATCCGCCGCACTCGCCTAGGCTCCCACCTAGAACCAGTTTGGTCCGCCGGAGCATTGCACCGCCCCGCCGAATTCAACAAGAGCCACATACCCGCATTCCTCTACGACGACCACGCACGCGATTACGTTTGCGTCTACCCCTTCGTCCGCTCCTACGACTGGTACGTCCTTGACGACGAAGAACGACGCGACATGCTTCGCGAACACGGCCAAATGGCCCGCGACTACCCTGACGTGCGCGCCAACACCATCGCCTCATTCGCCCTCAACGACTACGAATGGATCCTCGCCTTCGAAGCCGACGAACTCCACCGCATCGTCGACCTCATGCGTGAACTACGCGCCAGCCGCGCCCGCATGCACGTTCGTGAAGAAATCCCCTTCTTCACCGGCCCTCGCAGAGACATCGCCACACTTATCAATGAACTTCCCTAA
- the msrB gene encoding peptide-methionine (R)-S-oxide reductase MsrB: MAASESSYPVTRTDAQWREVLSAAEYQVLRQAGTERPFVGEYTDTTVEGIYRCRGCGSELFRSSTKFASHCGWPSFYAPLAEDRVEYVEDYSLGMRRVEVRCAQCGSHMGHVFEGEGYGTPTDLRYCINSISLTLEPAQKSGD, translated from the coding sequence ATGGCGGCGTCTGAGTCTTCTTATCCTGTGACCCGCACCGACGCTCAGTGGCGGGAGGTGCTTTCTGCGGCTGAATATCAGGTGTTGCGGCAGGCTGGTACAGAAAGACCGTTTGTTGGTGAGTACACGGACACCACTGTTGAGGGTATTTATCGGTGTCGCGGCTGTGGCTCTGAGTTGTTTCGCAGTTCAACTAAGTTTGCGAGTCATTGCGGTTGGCCGTCATTTTATGCGCCGTTGGCTGAGGACCGTGTGGAGTATGTCGAGGATTATTCGTTGGGGATGCGGCGGGTTGAGGTGCGCTGTGCTCAGTGTGGCTCGCACATGGGGCATGTTTTTGAGGGTGAAGGGTATGGAACCCCAACGGATTTGCGTTATTGCATTAATTCCATCAGTTTGACGTTGGAGCCGGCACAGAAGTCGGGGGACTGA
- a CDS encoding alpha/beta hydrolase family protein encodes MKKATGEQAKSWGLIRPLALAGGAAGLSALAASAGWVGAGAYLARMLLTPVYDKPDNVRVCAIDRKNETVTLIASADTIVPGRYGVWLNRGGSHIRIGHIVDRDDKAGTIIRRLEGIDFGEPEPGGGRWDSYYWAVGPERAFGLPYEDVFIPSEVGPLPAWLVRAEEVGRSRRCAVLVHGRGATRHETLRSIPVLHRLGWDVLVPSYRNAPGAPSSADGLYNLGLSEWRDVEASVDFAGRGGASEVALFGWSMGGAVVLQMLDLSPLSSLVTRVVLDSPVVDWVDVIAEQGRRRHIPPQLGTLAQSMIGARWSRRLVGVREPLDVARTSWQHRSGELAHPMLLIHSVDDEVVPVGPSRELAQLRPDLVRYEEWEVARHVKEWNTDPQRWEAVVANYLQNGV; translated from the coding sequence GTGAAAAAAGCGACAGGTGAACAAGCAAAGTCATGGGGACTGATACGCCCACTGGCCTTAGCAGGAGGCGCCGCAGGCCTGAGCGCTTTAGCAGCCTCAGCAGGATGGGTCGGCGCCGGAGCATACTTAGCCCGCATGCTGCTCACCCCGGTGTACGACAAACCAGACAACGTCCGCGTCTGCGCAATCGACCGCAAAAACGAAACAGTCACACTCATCGCATCCGCAGACACCATCGTCCCGGGAAGATACGGCGTATGGCTGAACCGAGGCGGCTCACACATCCGCATCGGCCATATCGTCGACCGCGACGACAAAGCAGGAACAATCATCCGACGCCTCGAAGGCATCGACTTCGGCGAACCTGAACCCGGCGGCGGCCGCTGGGACAGCTACTACTGGGCAGTCGGCCCCGAACGTGCCTTCGGATTGCCCTACGAAGACGTCTTCATCCCCTCAGAAGTCGGCCCCCTACCCGCGTGGTTAGTGCGAGCAGAAGAAGTAGGGCGCTCGCGACGCTGTGCTGTTCTTGTGCATGGTCGCGGAGCAACTCGGCACGAAACGTTGCGATCAATTCCTGTGTTGCATCGCCTTGGTTGGGATGTATTGGTGCCTTCATATCGAAATGCTCCTGGGGCGCCCTCAAGCGCGGACGGCCTGTACAACTTGGGCCTGTCAGAGTGGCGCGACGTAGAAGCGAGCGTGGATTTCGCTGGCCGGGGCGGCGCTTCAGAAGTTGCGCTTTTCGGGTGGTCGATGGGCGGGGCAGTAGTGCTGCAAATGCTGGACTTATCGCCCCTGTCTTCGCTGGTGACACGGGTGGTTTTGGATAGCCCTGTGGTCGATTGGGTGGATGTGATCGCTGAGCAGGGGCGGCGCCGGCATATTCCTCCGCAGCTGGGCACTTTGGCGCAGTCGATGATTGGTGCGCGATGGTCACGACGGCTTGTGGGCGTGCGTGAGCCGTTGGATGTGGCGCGAACGAGTTGGCAGCACAGATCGGGGGAGTTGGCGCATCCGATGCTGCTGATCCACTCGGTGGATGACGAGGTGGTGCCGGTGGGGCCTTCGCGCGAGTTAGCTCAGTTGCGACCAGATTTGGTTCGGTACGAGGAGTGGGAGGTTGCGCGGCACGTGAAGGAATGGAACACCGATCCGCAGCGCTGGGAGGCCGTCGTAGCGAACTATCTACAGAACGGGGTGTAG
- the glgX gene encoding glycogen debranching protein GlgX, whose translation MQLWPGNAYPLGATYDGSGVNFALFSEVAERVELCLIDDEGNEKRLEITEVDGYVWHAYIPGIQPGQRYGYRVHGPYDPASGHRCNPNKLLLDPYAKAIEGLGSGDEALFSYAFDNPTSYNDTDSLGHTMLSVVINPFFDWGHDRPPRHEYHDSVIYETHVKGLTQTHPDIPPELRGSYAALAHPATIDHLKRLGVTAVELLPVHQFVQDFHLIDKGLRNYWGYNTIGFLAPHNEYSASGERGQQVTEFKSMVKALHEADIEVILDVVYNHTAEGNDKGPTLSFRGIDNQAYYRLVEGDEAHYYDTTGTGNSLLMRNPHVLQLIMDSLRYWVTEMHVDGFRFDLAATLARQFHEVDKLSAFFDIIQQDPVISQVKLIAEPWDLGDGGYQVGNFPPLWTEWNGKYRDTVRDYWRGEAAALSEFASRLSGSSDLYAQSGRRPIASINFIVAHDGFTLRDLVSYNEKHNLPNGENGNDGESHNSSWNCGTEGPTNDPDITALRLRQTRNFLTTLMVSQGVPMLAHGDELGRTQNGNNNVYCQDNETSWINWELNEDQTTLLDFATRIIKLRSEHPVFRRRRFFAGNANHGGTSPLRDILWLRVDGTEMADDDWSTGYARTLTVFLNGNAIAAPDERGRPVYDDDFILMFNAHSAPVEFTVPTELSNVHWVEEINTYYETGSPHEPTSHLPGATITVHSRSVIILRSEEPPSPTDETTQTQEPAPTTENDYTASSAAAAAAYAALDDATKTPTPSEEPPSPTDETTQTQEPAPTTEPDPTTENTLEELCPWDEEEIPAWAAKTTTGHSHDDED comes from the coding sequence ATGCAGCTCTGGCCCGGAAACGCCTACCCCCTCGGCGCCACCTACGACGGATCCGGCGTCAACTTCGCCCTCTTCTCCGAAGTGGCCGAACGCGTAGAACTCTGCCTCATCGACGACGAAGGCAACGAAAAACGCCTCGAAATTACCGAAGTCGACGGCTACGTCTGGCACGCCTACATCCCCGGAATCCAACCCGGACAACGCTACGGCTACCGCGTCCACGGCCCCTACGACCCCGCCTCAGGTCACCGCTGCAACCCCAACAAACTCCTCCTCGACCCCTACGCCAAAGCCATCGAAGGGCTAGGCAGCGGCGACGAAGCACTCTTCTCCTACGCATTCGACAACCCCACCAGCTACAACGACACCGACTCCCTCGGTCACACAATGCTCTCCGTAGTCATCAACCCCTTCTTCGACTGGGGACACGACCGCCCACCCAGGCACGAATACCACGACAGCGTCATCTACGAAACACACGTCAAAGGACTGACCCAAACACACCCCGACATCCCTCCAGAACTACGCGGCTCCTACGCAGCCCTCGCCCACCCCGCCACCATCGACCACCTCAAACGCCTAGGCGTTACCGCAGTCGAACTCCTTCCCGTCCATCAATTCGTCCAAGATTTCCACCTCATCGACAAAGGACTACGCAACTACTGGGGATACAACACCATCGGATTCCTCGCACCCCACAACGAATACTCAGCCTCCGGGGAACGCGGACAACAAGTCACTGAATTCAAATCCATGGTCAAAGCCCTCCACGAAGCCGACATCGAAGTCATCCTCGACGTCGTCTACAACCACACCGCCGAAGGCAACGACAAAGGCCCCACCCTGTCCTTCAGAGGAATCGACAACCAGGCCTACTACCGCCTGGTCGAAGGCGACGAGGCCCACTACTACGACACCACAGGCACCGGAAACAGCCTGCTCATGCGCAACCCCCACGTCCTACAACTCATCATGGACTCACTGCGCTACTGGGTCACCGAAATGCACGTCGACGGATTCCGCTTCGACCTAGCCGCCACCCTGGCACGCCAATTCCACGAAGTCGACAAACTCTCCGCATTCTTCGACATCATCCAACAAGACCCAGTCATCAGCCAGGTCAAACTCATCGCCGAACCCTGGGACCTAGGTGACGGTGGATACCAAGTCGGAAACTTCCCACCACTATGGACCGAATGGAACGGCAAATACCGCGACACCGTTCGAGACTACTGGCGCGGAGAAGCAGCAGCCCTCTCCGAATTCGCCTCCCGCCTATCCGGATCATCCGACCTCTACGCCCAATCCGGACGCCGCCCCATCGCCTCCATCAACTTCATCGTCGCCCACGACGGATTCACCCTGCGCGACCTCGTCAGCTACAACGAAAAACACAACCTCCCCAACGGTGAAAACGGCAACGACGGTGAAAGCCACAACAGTTCCTGGAACTGCGGCACCGAAGGCCCCACCAACGACCCCGACATCACCGCCCTACGCCTACGACAAACCCGCAACTTCCTCACCACCCTCATGGTCAGCCAAGGCGTCCCTATGCTCGCCCACGGCGACGAACTTGGACGCACCCAAAACGGCAATAACAACGTCTACTGCCAAGACAACGAAACATCCTGGATCAACTGGGAACTCAACGAAGACCAAACCACACTTCTCGACTTCGCCACCCGAATCATCAAACTACGAAGCGAACACCCCGTCTTCCGACGCCGCCGCTTCTTCGCAGGAAACGCCAACCACGGAGGAACCTCCCCCCTGCGCGACATCCTGTGGCTACGCGTCGACGGCACCGAAATGGCCGACGACGACTGGAGCACCGGCTACGCCCGCACCCTGACCGTCTTCCTCAACGGCAACGCCATCGCAGCACCAGACGAACGCGGCCGCCCCGTCTACGACGACGACTTCATCCTCATGTTTAACGCCCACAGCGCCCCAGTCGAATTCACCGTCCCCACCGAACTAAGCAACGTCCACTGGGTCGAAGAAATCAACACCTACTACGAAACCGGCTCCCCCCACGAACCCACCAGCCACCTCCCCGGAGCCACCATCACCGTGCACAGCCGCTCAGTGATCATCCTGCGCAGCGAAGAGCCCCCCTCCCCCACTGACGAAACCACCCAAACGCAAGAACCCGCCCCCACCACCGAAAACGACTACACCGCCTCATCAGCCGCCGCCGCAGCCGCCTACGCAGCCCTCGACGACGCCACCAAAACACCGACACCAAGCGAAGAGCCCCCCTCCCCCACTGACGAAACCACCCAAACGCAAGAACCCGCCCCCACCACCGAACCAGACCCAACCACAGAAAACACCCTCGAGGAACTCTGCCCCTGGGATGAAGAAGAAATCCCAGCCTGGGCGGCAAAAACCACCACTGGCCACAGCCACGACGACGAAGACTAA
- a CDS encoding recombinase family protein — MKNGTSDDLFSVATEGLVEDSEHLFGLGGHIRRPLTWGYVRVAETVPDAAPADQPGVREQQVLLRRAGVKSQRIVVEVASSARQRRPRLDSLIRVAHPGDTIVVTALDRLARSTSHLLRTIATIADERIMLRSLEEGLDTGTPEGRVALNVITALAGVDSALIKERTEVGMARARKEGRKPGRPSRVTREQYQHVWRMSADGASHRTIARSTGVSRSVVGRILRHELPTLEERYELTTEGELPL, encoded by the coding sequence GTGAAGAATGGGACGTCCGACGATTTGTTCTCTGTTGCGACGGAAGGCCTGGTTGAGGATTCCGAGCATTTGTTCGGTCTTGGTGGGCATATTCGCCGTCCGTTGACGTGGGGGTATGTGAGGGTGGCGGAGACGGTGCCTGATGCTGCTCCGGCGGATCAACCGGGGGTGCGTGAGCAGCAGGTGTTGTTGCGGCGGGCGGGGGTGAAATCGCAGCGGATTGTTGTGGAGGTGGCTTCGAGTGCGCGCCAGCGGCGTCCTCGTTTGGATTCATTGATTCGGGTAGCGCATCCGGGAGACACGATTGTGGTGACTGCTTTGGATCGGCTGGCGCGCAGCACGTCGCATTTGTTGCGGACTATCGCCACGATCGCTGATGAGCGAATTATGTTGCGCTCGTTGGAGGAGGGATTGGATACGGGCACGCCTGAGGGGCGGGTGGCTCTGAATGTGATTACGGCGTTGGCTGGGGTGGATTCGGCACTTATTAAGGAGCGTACGGAGGTGGGGATGGCGCGTGCCCGTAAGGAGGGACGCAAGCCTGGGCGTCCCTCGCGAGTGACGCGTGAGCAGTATCAGCATGTGTGGCGGATGAGTGCTGATGGGGCCTCGCATCGGACCATTGCGCGGAGCACGGGGGTGAGTCGGAGTGTGGTGGGGCGGATCCTTCGGCATGAGTTGCCGACATTGGAGGAGCGGTATGAGTTGACTACGGAGGGGGAGTTGCCGCTGTGA
- a CDS encoding TIGR02611 family protein, protein MDDGGAKLFHPGQWQWHQRLQANANAYRLYRLGVAVAGFLIVTAGLIMVPLPGPGWLVVFIGVALWASEFTWAHRLHQWGWAKVRAWTIWIGAQSLAIRGAVALGTCLIVWAALWISAWSTGIADRLPQPIGDFMHTYLFL, encoded by the coding sequence ATGGACGACGGGGGAGCCAAACTTTTCCATCCGGGGCAGTGGCAATGGCATCAGCGGCTTCAAGCTAACGCAAACGCATATCGGCTGTACCGACTCGGCGTCGCAGTTGCGGGATTCCTGATCGTGACAGCGGGGCTGATCATGGTCCCCTTGCCCGGGCCCGGGTGGCTCGTCGTCTTTATCGGTGTGGCGTTATGGGCATCTGAATTCACCTGGGCCCATCGCCTCCACCAATGGGGATGGGCCAAAGTTCGCGCCTGGACTATATGGATTGGTGCCCAATCGCTAGCCATACGCGGGGCAGTAGCACTAGGGACGTGCCTGATCGTATGGGCTGCGCTATGGATCTCGGCTTGGAGCACCGGAATCGCCGACCGGCTTCCGCAACCGATCGGCGATTTCATGCACACCTATCTTTTTCTCTGA